From Thermovenabulum gondwanense:
TAGATGAAATGATAAAAATCGATATTGTTTCTGCTGACCATATTAAAGAAATTAAAATATCAAGCAAAATGAAAAACCCGGATATAATGCAGCTTTTATATTACCTTTTTTATTTAAAACAATTGGGCATTAGTAAAAAAGGGACTATTAATTATGTAAAAGAGAAAAAAGTGGTTGAAGTTGAATTAACGGAAGAAGATGAAAAAGAAATTAAATCAGCTCTTATTAATATAAGACAAATCCTGATGATGAAAAAGCCTCCAGAAATAAAGAAGCTTCCTTATTGTAAAAAATGTGCATACTATGAATTTTGTTATGCCAAAGAGGTTGATTAATATGTATAAAGATTATTATATTTTTAGTAATGGAAAGATTTCTCGAAAAGAAAATACGATATATTTTGAGGATAAAGAAGAGAATAAAAAGCCGATTCCAATCGAACAGATTGAAAGATTACACTTTTTTGGTGAAATTGATTTAAATACTAAATTTATTGGATTAATATCTCAATACGATATTATTTTAAATTTCTATAATTATTACGGATATTATATTGGAAGTTATTTACCAAGGAAGAAAAATGTTTCGGGTTTGCTTATTGTAAAACAATCTGAGGGTTATATTTTTCATGAAAAAAGATTATTCTTTGCAAAATGCTTTGTAGAATCTGCAGTTTTTCATATTTTAAGAAATTTAAGAAACTATAAAGGAAAAACTGATGAGGTCATTAAAGAAATAGAAGAAGAAAAACAAAATATTTTTAAAGCAAGAGAAATAGATGAATTAATGGGTATTGAGGGAAGAATAAGAAAAAGATATTATGAATCTTTTTCATTGTTTTTAAATAATGATTTTGGTTTTTCAAAAAGAGAAAAAAGACCACCTACTGACCCATTAAATGCTCTTATTTCTTTTGGGAATGGTATGATGTACAATACAGTTTTAGGTGAAATTTATAAAACCCAGCTTGATCCTACCATTAGTTATTTGCACGAACCCTCCTCTAAAAGATTTTCATTAAGCCTTGATATTGCCGAAATATTTAAACCTTTGATTGTTGATCCTGTAATCTTTTATTTAATAAATAACAGGATGTTAAAAGAAGATGACTTTGACATCGAGGAAGGGATATGTTTTTTAAATGATGAGGGTAAGAAAAAATTTATTAAAGAATATCAGAATAAACTTGAAACTACTATAAAACATAGATCTTTGAACAGGAAAGTATCATATAGAACTTTAATAAGACTTGAGTGCTATAAAATAATAAAAGCACTTATAGAAGATGAACCTTATAAGCCTTTAAAGGCATGGTGGTAGAATGTTTGTAATAATAACTTATGATGTTTCTGAGAGTAGAGTAAACAAAGTAAGAAAAGTATTAAAAAAATATCTTATATGGACGCAAAATTCTGTTTTTGAAGGAGTAATTACTGAAGCGAAGTTATATAAA
This genomic window contains:
- the cas1b gene encoding type I-B CRISPR-associated endonuclease Cas1b, whose amino-acid sequence is MYKDYYIFSNGKISRKENTIYFEDKEENKKPIPIEQIERLHFFGEIDLNTKFIGLISQYDIILNFYNYYGYYIGSYLPRKKNVSGLLIVKQSEGYIFHEKRLFFAKCFVESAVFHILRNLRNYKGKTDEVIKEIEEEKQNIFKAREIDELMGIEGRIRKRYYESFSLFLNNDFGFSKREKRPPTDPLNALISFGNGMMYNTVLGEIYKTQLDPTISYLHEPSSKRFSLSLDIAEIFKPLIVDPVIFYLINNRMLKEDDFDIEEGICFLNDEGKKKFIKEYQNKLETTIKHRSLNRKVSYRTLIRLECYKIIKALIEDEPYKPLKAWW
- the cas2 gene encoding CRISPR-associated endonuclease Cas2, which translates into the protein MFVIITYDVSESRVNKVRKVLKKYLIWTQNSVFEGVITEAKLYKCLSEVNRIMDKREDSLYIYKVENPKNLSKDVLGICKNPEDMFL
- the cas4 gene encoding CRISPR-associated protein Cas4 — translated: MDFDFEKYKTQGIKVNYYYICKRKLWLYDKGICFEKNFDRVLQGKILHKNAFQREEHKDMLIDEMIKIDIVSADHIKEIKISSKMKNPDIMQLLYYLFYLKQLGISKKGTINYVKEKKVVEVELTEEDEKEIKSALINIRQILMMKKPPEIKKLPYCKKCAYYEFCYAKEVD